In Muribaculum gordoncarteri, the genomic window GACGCCTGCATAAATTATTGTTACAAAGGGTGGTGAGTTGAAAAATTTTACGTAAATTTGCAGAGCTTTATAATAGCATCGGCGCAGGAGCGTCGTTTTTGTTTAACTAATTTATAACGACTTGGACACTGACCCCTTGCCAGCCACATCGCCTTTGGTAGCGATGATAATGGCTGCTGAACAACTTGTTACCGTAGTTCCCCCATCTGCAGGCTGCATAGTCGCACTCGTGTGCGCCGCCATAGCCCTTGTGGTTTCCGGATTTGTTTCAGGTAGCGAAATTGCGTATTTTTCACTCACCCCCTCACAGTGTGAGGAACTTGATGAGTCACCCAAAGGAGCATCTATAAGAAAACTGCTCTCGGCTCCGGAAAGACTTCTTGCTACTATTCTCATAGCCAACAATCTCGTCAATGTGACGATTGTTATTCTGTGTAACTTCGCCATGAACCGCATTTTCATATTTCATAGCGGAGTCCTAAGTTTTGTATTCCAGACCGTAGTACTTACATTCCTGATTTTGCTCTTCGGCGAGATTCTGCCGAAACTTTATGCCAACAACTACACCCTTCAGTGGGCGAAAATGGCCGTAGGCGGAATCGGAGCTATGGTCAAAACGTTCTCGCCGCTCTCGTCGATGCTCGTCAAGAGCTCTACTATCGTAAACCGCGTGGTCACAAAAAAGGCCGAGAACATATCTACCGACGACCTCACCCAAGCTCTTGAAATAACCGATGTAAAAGCGCCCGACGAAAAGGAGATGCTTGAAGGCATTCTCAAGTTCGGCGACACTACAGCTTCCGAAATCATGACACCGCGCGTCGATATGACCGACATCGACATCACTTCCACATTTGAAGAGGTTATGGATGTGGTGCTCTCAAGCGGATTCTCCCGACTTCCCGTCTACGCCGACACCGAGGACAACATTAAAGGCGTGCTCTACAGCCGCGACCTGCTTCCCTATATCGGACGCAAGACCGAGAACTTCGAATGGCAGAAACTTGTGCGTGAAACCTACTTCGTGCCCGAATCGCGCATGATCGACGACCTCCTTGAGGACTTCCGCCGTCGACGCATCCACATGGCTATCGTGGTCGATGAGTACGGAGGCACCCAGGGCCTTGTGACCCTTGAGGATGTACTTGAAGAGATTGTGGGCGACATCAACGACGAGTACGACGAAGAAGAGATTACCTACCGTAAGCTTCCCGACGACACCTACGTGTTTGAGGGCAAGACACTGCTCACCGACTTTTTCCGTATCACCGACCTTGACGAGGAGGATTATGCCGCCGTAACCGAGGATTGCGACACCCTTGCCGGAATGTTGCTTGCCATAAAGGGTGACTTCCCCAAAAGCAAGGAGTCGATTGTCTACGGCCGCTGCCGATTCCTCGTGTTGACAATAGAGCGTCATCGCATAGCAAGCGTAAGAGTCAAGGTAATGCCTGTCGAGGACTATGCTGAAAAGTGATCTACGCCGCAGTCGCGTCATAAGCTATGCGGCAGTACTGCTTGTCACGGCCGTTTCCGTGCTTGGAATGGAGTGTGGCCGCTCCGACAACAGCTCCCCCGCCCCGCGGCGCACGGCCTACCCCCGCATCGAGTGTTACGACACGGTCTACGCCCGCGTCAACTCTTTCCCTTTGAACTTATGGATAAACTTCAACGCTTCGGTCGACGGACAACGCGATGACGACGGCTCGCAATGGCTCGATGTCACCTATCCGCGTTACAACGCCGTCCTGCACCTCACCTATACGCCTGTCAACCGTGGCACAGCAGCCCGGGTGCTCGACAACCGCCGGGAGCGCATGGACATGAACGTTGGCGAACATCATGCCGATGTTACCGCAACAACCTCGCAGTCGGGCGTGACATCCCTTATCGTCAAGGCTCCTGCCGCTGTCGTGACTCCGCTGCAGTGGATGGCTACCGACAGCGTTGCATTTGTGCTCAGCGGTGCCCTGGAGATTAAAGGCAACGACAGGTCGGCGGAAGAAACGGCTCCTATTGTCGAAGCCGTCTACAACGACATCCTGATGGCGGCGCGGAGGCTGTCACGTGATGATTGATACCCTTGAACTTGCCGGATGCAGGGTCTACCTGCTGGAATTTGCCGTGGGCGACAGGTGCAGCGGTCAGCGCGAAGGCGAAAAGCGGGCCGTAAGGGAGATTGTTGAGTCGGTTTTCGGCGACAATGCCGTTTTGTCGCATCGCCCCGACGGTTCACCCGTGGTCGAGGGATGCAATGTGGAAATATCGGTTTCCCACTGTCGCGGAGTCGCGGCGGTTGCTGTCAATACCGATTCGCAGCGCATCGGCATCGACATCGAGGAGTTTCGCGACGCCTTGAAGAAGGTCGCTAAAAAATATCTTTCACCGGCTGAAATGGAGCGATGCACCGCTCCCTGCCAACTGCTTACCGCATGGACCGTCAAGGAGGCCCTTTACAAGGCCGCCGGAGTAAGCGGTGTGAATTTTGCCAACGGTGTGAGGCTTCCGTTGCCTGAAAGCGACACGGGCGAAGTCGACACTCCGTCGGGTGTCAAGCGGTTCAAGGTCATGTCGGTTGACTGGCGAGGTCGACGGCTCAGCATTGCCATTCCCTGCGCTCACTCCTTTATTCCGTAGGCAAGATCGCCGGCATCACCGAGTCCCGGCACAATGTAGCTGTGGGAATTTATTTCGGGGTCTATTGCGCCCACCCACACCGTGGTCTTGTCATCGGGAAATCGTTCGCGTATATAGTCTATCGCAACCTGTGAGGCGATCACCGATGCTATGTGAATCTTTTCGGGCTCACCCTTTGTAAGCAACGCCCGGTAGCTCAGCTCCATCGATGCGCCGGTGGCGAGCATGGGATCGGCAAGTATGAGCGTCTTC contains:
- the gldE gene encoding gliding motility-associated protein GldE → MAAEQLVTVVPPSAGCIVALVCAAIALVVSGFVSGSEIAYFSLTPSQCEELDESPKGASIRKLLSAPERLLATILIANNLVNVTIVILCNFAMNRIFIFHSGVLSFVFQTVVLTFLILLFGEILPKLYANNYTLQWAKMAVGGIGAMVKTFSPLSSMLVKSSTIVNRVVTKKAENISTDDLTQALEITDVKAPDEKEMLEGILKFGDTTASEIMTPRVDMTDIDITSTFEEVMDVVLSSGFSRLPVYADTEDNIKGVLYSRDLLPYIGRKTENFEWQKLVRETYFVPESRMIDDLLEDFRRRRIHMAIVVDEYGGTQGLVTLEDVLEEIVGDINDEYDEEEITYRKLPDDTYVFEGKTLLTDFFRITDLDEEDYAAVTEDCDTLAGMLLAIKGDFPKSKESIVYGRCRFLVLTIERHRIASVRVKVMPVEDYAEK
- a CDS encoding 4'-phosphopantetheinyl transferase family protein; amino-acid sequence: MIDTLELAGCRVYLLEFAVGDRCSGQREGEKRAVREIVESVFGDNAVLSHRPDGSPVVEGCNVEISVSHCRGVAAVAVNTDSQRIGIDIEEFRDALKKVAKKYLSPAEMERCTAPCQLLTAWTVKEALYKAAGVSGVNFANGVRLPLPESDTGEVDTPSGVKRFKVMSVDWRGRRLSIAIPCAHSFIP